DNA sequence from the Peteryoungia desertarenae genome:
TGTAGTTCCCTACATGTTGTCCTAGCCGGTTAGCGCTTTAACCACCGACAAGTAACCCGTTATCAAATTTCAAACGTACATGAAGATTGTACATAGTCGAATTCCCTGCTATCGTCCCCGCAAAATCCGAATGCGGAGGCCAAAAATGCCCCAGACCAGCTACAACGTAAGCGAAGCGCGCAAGAAATTCGCCCAAGTCCTTGAACGCGCCAATCAGGGCGAAGAGATCGTGATCATGCGCGGCAACGAAATCTACGCCAAAATCGGCCCGGCCTCCGATGGCAGCAAACGGCCCTTCGGCCTCCTCTGCCATCGTCGCTTGCCCGATGATCTGTTCGATCAACCAGATCCCGTACAGTCCGCCATCGATGCAGGCGACTGGAATGACGATACCGGCATATGGCAGGGCGACGTCCAGCGTGCCGAACCCAGCAAATGAAAGCACTACTTGATAGCCATACCGTCTATTGGTGGCTGATTGGTAGCAATCGTTTGTCTGCAACGGCACGATCACTCGTTGAGAACAAAGCCAATGTCATCCTTGTCAGCGCCGTTTCCTTTTATGAACTGGACAACAAGATGCGACTGAACAAGCTCGACCTCAGACCGCAGGAGCTTAGGGCAGCCGTGGCGGAAAGTGGCCTCAAAACATTGGCCATCACCGATCTGCATGCAGAGCTTGCAGCTAGTTTCGACTGGGACCACCGCGATCCCTGGGACCGAATCCTTGCTGCTCAGGCCCGGTTGGAGCACTGCGCGTTGATTTCGACGGATCTTGTGTTCGACACACTGCTCAACGAACGCATATGGTGAGGATGGCTCGTTGAAGATTCTCGTAGAGATCGAAGAAGCAACCTAACGGTTTAAGGAGCTCGTCGACCTGGCAGAGCGCGGCGATGAGATCCTATTCTGTCGTGCGGAAAAACCTGTGGGAAGGATGATCAGGATGTAAGTGCAGGGCGGTCCCCTGAGAAACCGGTGGAAACTGGCAGAGGAAGGCCGGAAACATGTACCGCCCGTCACAGAGGTGGCTCGGGAAATCTGAACAGGTGAGATCAGTGTAATTTCTGTCTGAAATCGGCATTATGCCGGGTGACAGGAGAGAGCATGCCCAGACGACCAAGACGTAATCATACACCTGCTTTGAAGGCCAAAGTGGCGCTTGTCGCCGTGAAAGGCGAGAAGACCATGTTGGAGCTTTCACAGGAATTTGACGTTCACGCTAACCAGATCAAGCAGTGGAAAGACCAATTGCTTGAGGGGGCGACCGGGATTTTTGGCGCGGAAACCCGTGTTGAAGATCATGCTCCTGTAGTGGATATCAAAACGCTCCATGCCAAGATCGGCCAGCTGAAGCTATAAAATGATTTTTATCCGGAGCGCTCACCAAAGCCGGAGTTCTGGATTGAGGCGATTTATCGCCGTCCCAACACGTCGAAGCCTGAGCCGGGTCACAAGGTATTCCCGTATCTGCTGCGCAACGTGGCGGTCACAAAACCCAATCAGGTCTGGGCAATGGACATAATTTAAATTCCGATGGCCAAGGGTTTTGTTTATCTGGCAGCCATCGTCGACTGTTTCACGCGGCGGGTCTTGTCCTGGCGGCTGTCGAGGAGGCTCTGGCCAAATTCGGAAAACCGGAAATATTCAATACGGACCAAGGCAGCCAGTTCACGTCTACGGCCTTTACCGACGTGCTGAAACAGGCAGGCATCCAGATCAGCATGGACGGAAAAGGCGCATGGCGCGACAATGTTTTTGTCGAGCGGTTGTGGGGGACGATCAAGTATGAAGAAGTTTATCGCAAAGCCTATGACAGCGTCAGCACTGCACGAAAATCCCTTGGCCGCTATCTGAGCTTTTACAATCACCTGCGCCCACATCAGGCCCTGGCCATGAAAAGACCCGCTCAGACATTCGCATGAGCGGCATAAACTGTGCAGATTCAGCTGGGTCAATACAGATTTTCAATCCGCAGCCCCACTGGTTCACAATCGACCGGTTCGCCTGAAGGGGCATCATGGCTGCGCCAGCAACGGATGTTTCTGGGCTTAATGCATGGCCTTATCTTTTTCCATAGGGCTATGCGAGCAGCCGCATTTCCTGTTTCGCGCTTCCCGCAAAATCTGCAATTCGCTCACCCATGGCTGGTAAGCAGTGCGTCGTTCGCACACTTTTTAGTCAATATTGCAAGTGCGAAAAAAATATGCAAGCCTCCATAAAGCTGAGGGCGTCATTCAGCACGCCCGAGGTTCAGAACGACGCGGATCGAGTCATGAAGGATGTCCATGCCTTGTAGGACGTGCTGCCAGTTTTTCCGCTATCATTCCGGCCAGTCTCTCGGCGTCGGAGTGGTGCATGGCTGACTACCTCCTGACGGATTGCGAAGCCGTCATCATAAACGAGGGAAAAGGTCCGAGCGTTCTCAGACATGTCGATATCCTGACTTCTGGAGCGAGGATCGAGGCAATCGGACCGGGGCTTTCACGTCTCGCCAATGCCGCGAACGCGCAGAGGCTCGACGCAAGCGGCTGGTTTGTCTATCCCGGACTGATCAATACCCATCACCATTTCTTCCAGACATTTGTTCGCAATCGCGCCGATCTCGACTGGACCAAACTCTCCGTCATCGACTGGCTCGACAGGATCTATCCGGTCTTCTCCCGATTGACCGAAGACTGTTTCTATCATTCGTCGCTGACCGCCATGGCCGAGCTGATCAAGCATGGCTGCACGACGGCCTTCGACCACCAGTATTGCTTTCCCCGTCACGCCGGAAAACGGTTGATCGACCGTCAGTTCGAGGCGGCGGAACGGATCGGGATGCGTTTCCATGCTGGGCGAGGTGGCAATACTCTGCCAAAGTCCGAAGGATCGACCATTCCTGATGAAATGCTGGAGACGACGGACGAGTTCATCGCCGATTGCGAGAGGTTGATCGAGACCTATCACGATGCATCGCCCTTCAGCATGCGACAGATGGTGGTCGCCCCCTGCCAGCCGGTCAATTGCTATCGCGAGACCTTCGAGCAATCGGTGGCGCTGGCGCGTGACAAGGGGGTGCGGATGCATACCCATGTCGGCGAAGGCGAAAGTCGGGTCATCGAAGCACGCCATGGCCGGCGCACGGTCGATTACTGTGCCGAGATCGGTTTTGCGGGCGCAGATGCGTTCTATGCCCATTGCTGGGAGTTGAGCCACACGGAACTTGCACGCATGGCATCTGATGGAACGGGCGTCTCCCATTGCCCCGAACCCGTCTATCTGGTCGGGGCGGAAGTCACCGATATTCCCGCGATGCAGGCGCTGGGTCTGACGATTGGACTAGGTTGCGACGGCGCCGCCTCCAATGACAATTCCAATCTCATGCACTGCATCCATTCCGCATATATGCTCCAATGCCTGATGGCCTCACAACGCCAGCATCCGGTACCCGCACCGGTCGACTTCCTCGGCTATGCGACAACCGGAGGCGCAGATCTTCTGGGCCGCGCCGACATCGGGCGGCTCGCACCCGGCATGGCGGCGGATCTTTTTGCCATCGATACCCGACGCATGGATTATGTCGGAACGCGCCACGACCCCTTGAGCCTGCTGGCGAAGCTGGGCATCGGCATGCCGACCGATCTGACCATGATCAACGGCCGGATCGTCTGGGCCAAGGGAGAATTTCCGGGGTTCGACGAGGCAGAACTTGCCGCCCGGGCCGAAGAAGCGCTTGCGACCATTCAATTCTGAAACATCAAAAACAGGGGAACAGAATGAAGACCAGCATTACACGCAGAACACTGATGAAAACGGTTGCCGCAACGGGTGCGGCAGCGGCAATCGGCACCCGTTTCGCGACCGCCTCCGAGCCTCTTGGGATCACGCTTGTCGTCCCCTCGCCGGTCGGCGATGTCGGCTGGGGCCATGCCCTCAAGGCCGGACTGGATCCGGTTATCGCCGCCTATGGCGACGGGGTGAAGGTCACGGTCCTTGAGAACATTGTCGAGGGCCCGGATGCCGATCGCATCATGAACAAGGCTGTTGCCGACGGAAACAATTTCCTGATCGCGGGCTCATTCGGCTATCAGAATGGCGCTCTGCAGATTGCACGGCGCAATCCGAAGGTCTCGGTCCTGCATGCATCGGGCTTTCAGGTGGCGCCGAACTTCTCGCCCTTTGCGGCGCAGTATTTCCAGGGGACCTATCTGATGGGCATGGCAGCCGCTGCTCTGTCCAAGACCGGCAAGCTCGGCTCTGTCTCCGCCTTCGCAATTCCCGAACTGATTACCTCGATCAACGCCTTCACCCTGGGTGCCCAGACCGTCAATCCGGATATCGAGGTCTCCGTTGTCTGGGTCAATACATGGTTTGATCCGGCAAAGGAGCAGGAAGCAGCCAAGGCATTGATGTCCCAGGGCTGTGACGTGATCTTCTCCAATGCGCAGGATACGCCCTCGGTCATTTCGCTGTGCGAAGAGGCCGGCGTCTATGCCTTCAACCTGAATTCCTCGATGAAGAGCTACGCGCCCAAGACCTATCTGGGCTGCGTTGCAACCGACTGGTCACCCTTCTTCAAGGCATCCGTTGACGCGCATCTGGCCGGTACGTTCCAGGGAGCCAATGCCTTCCTTGGGGTTGCCGACAATGTGGTCAAGGTCGTGGACTGGAACCCGGATATTCCCGCCGAGACGGTCGCAAAGATCTCCGAAATCGAAGCCAAGATTGCCGATGGAAGCTTCTCGCCCTTCACCGGCCCGATCACGAAGGCCGATGGCAGTGTTGGCGTTGCCGAAGGCGCAACGCTGACCACTGGCGAAATCGTCGGCATGGACTGGCATGTGAAAGGTGTCACAACGCCGCTTCCGACGTGACCCATGGCAAACCTCCTTTCTCTGAGAAAGGTATCCAAGAGCTACGGACAGGTCAGGGCCAATCAAGCCATTGACCTGGACGTGGCGCATGGATCGATTCATGCCATTCTGGGTGAGAATGGCGCCGGCAAATCGACGCTCATGAAGCTGATCTATGGTGTCGAGGCGCCTGATGAAGGCGACATGTCCTGGGAAGGAGCGCCGTTGAGCCTTGCCTCACCGGCCGCTGCCCGCCGCCAGGGCATCGGCATGGTCTTCCAGCATTTCTCCCTTTTTGAAACCTTGACCGTGGTCGAGAACATCCGGCTGGTCGTATCCGGCAGCACAAGTCATCTGGTCGAACGGATCCGGACGCTTGGTGAGGATTTCGGCCTTTCTGTTGATCCCCATGCCCATGTGCATGCCCTGTCCGTCGGCGAACGCCAGAGGGTGGAGATCATTCGATGCCTGATGACCGACCCCAAGCTTCTGATCCTTGATGAGCCGACCTCCGTTCTGCCACCGCAGTCGGTGGAAAAACTGTTCGAGACTCTTCGAAAACTGCGCGATCGCGGTGTCTCCATTCTCTTTATCTCCCACAAGCTGGAAGAAATCAGGGCCATCTGTGATCGCGCAACAATCCTGCGGGGCGGCGTCGTGACAGGCAATGTCGATCCGCGCGATCACGATGCGCATGATCTGGCACGGATGATGATCGGGCGCGACATGCCCGAAACGCTGCCGGCCAAACCCATGCCACCGGGAGAAGTGAAGCTCGAGCTGATCGGACTGAGTTACAAGCCGGATGATCCTTTTGCGATGCCACTGACAAACCTGTCGCTGTCGGTCAAATCCGGTGAGATCGTGGGCATTGCTGGCGTCTCGGGCAATGGTCAGGCAGAGCTCTCCGCACTGATATCGGGAGAGATCCTTTTGCCTGAGCTGGACCGCGAACAGGTTCAGATGATGGGTGAACCCGTCGGAGATCTTTCTCCATCGCGACGTCGACATTTGGGCTTTGCCTTTGTTCCGGAGGATCGGCTGGGACGCGGTGCCGTCCCGGAATTGTCGCTGACCCGCAACAGCCTGCTGACAGCTCATTCTCTTGGCCTGTTGAACCGTGGCCTGATTGACGAGGAAAGAACCGCCGCCTTCACCAGGAACTGCATTCGCGACTATGACGTTCGCACGCCCGGAAGCGAGGCGGAAGCTGGAAGCCTGTCCGGTGGCAATCTCCAGAAATTCATCGTCGGCCGCGAGATCATGTTGCGCCCCACTTTGCTCTTCCTCGCACAGCCGACCTGGGGCGTCGATATTGGCGCGGCCACCGCGATACGCCAGAAACTGATCGCGCTTCGCAATGACGGGCTGGCCATCCTTGTCATCTCCGAAGAGATCGAGGAGCTCTTCGAACTGTGCGATCGCATCCACGTGCTGCGCAACGGGCAGCTCTCGCCATCGCTTGAGACGAGTGTGACCAGGCTGGAAGACATTGGTCGCTACATGATCGGCGCCGAGGATCGCGGGGTCGCTGCCGAATGACACAATTCTTCGGATTTACCCTGCCCCGTCTTGTCCGTCGTGAGCGCGCCTCGCTTCCAATGCAGATCGCTGCACCATTGATCGCCCTTTCCGGGGCGACGGTTGCAAACCTCCTGCTGTATATGGTGATGGGGAAGAGCCCGATTGCCGTGTTCAACGCCATGCTGCTTGAACCCTTCCTCTCGTGGGCATCCTTCTCCGAGGTCCTGCTGAAATGGGGACCCCTCCTCCTGATTGCACAAGGTCTGGCCATCGGTTTTCGCGCAAAGGTCTTCAATATTGGAGCCGAAGGCCAGTTCATACTTGGCGCCATCTTCGCCTCGGCCATTCCGGTCTGGTATCCGCAGGCGACAGGGCAATGGATCTGGCCGAGCATGTTGCTGATGGGCGCGCTTGGTGGCCTTGCTTGGGCAGCGATCACAGCCTTCTGGCGTGTGCGTCTCAATGCCAACGAGATCCTTGTTTCGTTGATGCTGAGCTTCGTCGCGGTCCAGATCTTGAACTACCTGCTGCTCGGACCATGGAAGGATCCCAACGGCTTCAATTTCCCGCAATCGGTCATGTTTCAATATGATGCGATGATCCCGCTTCTGTTTGAAGGTACGCGTGTCAATGTCTCCCTGCTGATTGCCCTTTTCCTGTCAGGCTGCGCCTTCATCTTCATGCAGCGCAGCTTCATCGGTTACACGCTTCAGGTGGGTGGGCTTGCGCCAAGGGCAGCCACTTATGCCGGATTTTCCGAAGGTCGTGCGATCTGGCTGTCGCTGCTGATCGGCGGCTTTGCGGCAGGCCTTGCCGGGGCCGCCGAGGTCGCCGGGCCAATCGGGCAATTGCAGCGCTCCATCTCGACCGGTTACGGCTATGCGGCGATCATCGTGGCCTATCTTGGTGCGCTGCATCCGATCGGCATCGTATTCTCGTCCCTGCTGATGGCTGCGCTTTATATCGGTGGCGACAATGCCATGGTCTCGGCCGATCTGCCGATCGCCGCCGTACGCGTATTCCAGGGAAGTCTGCTGCTTGCCTATCTGATGGCACTGACCTTCGTCCGTTATCGCCTGGTCTGGCCGGATCCAGCCAAGGGGAGCATGCCATGAGTGCGATCGAGTTCATCCTCGCCGGCATGCTGGCGGCAGCAACCCCGTTTCTTCTGGCAGCACTTGGTGAGCTCGTTGTCGAGCGAACCGGTGTCATCAATCTCGGGATCGAAGGGATGATGGCGCTGGGGGCCGCGATCGGTTTCATCATCGTCTATCACGGCGGCGGGCATCTGATGGCCTTCGTCGCTGCAGGGCTCGTCGCCTCAATGCTGGCTCTGGTCTTTGCCTTCGTCTCGCTTGGTCTGCATGCAAACCAGATTGCGGCGGGACTTGCGATCGGCATTCTGGGCCAGGGTCTTTCTGCCCTCTTTGGCAAGACCTATGAAAGCCTGACGATCAAGGGATTGCCGCAGCTGGCCGTTCCATTTCTGTCGGATCTTCCCCTTGTCGGAAGGCTCTTTGTCCAGGATATCATCGTCTGGTTGTCTCTCCTCGCGACATTCGCCATCTGGGCCTGCTTTGCCCATTCCAAGCTGGGATTGATCCTGCGGGCGGTCGGGGAAAACCCGAAGGCTGCCCATTCGATCGGTTATCCGGTAACCGCAATCCGCACGGCGGCCGTTGCCTTCGGCGGGGCCATGGCAGGCTTTGCAGGGGCGTATGCCTCAACCGTCTATACACCGCTCTGGGCAGACGGCATGATCGCCGGGCGCGGCTGGATTGCCGTTGCCCTTGTCGTCTTTGGAACATGGCTGACAGGCCGCATCTTTGTCGGTGCCTGCCTCTTCGGTGCCGTCTCGCTTGCCGGACTGGCTGCCCAGGCAAGCGGGGTTGCCCTGCCTTCACAATTTCTCGCGAGCCTTCCCTATCTTGCAACGATCATCGTGCTTGGCGTCATTGCGTCTAACCGGCGACTGCTCAAGCTCAATGGCGTGGCATCTCTTGGTGAGCCCTTCAAGCCAAGCTGATAAAGACTTCCAGCACTCCCTTCGATCAGACATTGCCGTCAGCTCTGTGAGCCCCATCAGGTTCACAGCAGCAGATCACGCAAGTGTTGGCAGCGAAAGATCCCAAGGGGTCTGGTTGCGTCGATAGCCACTTTCAATAAACATATATATAACTATATGTATCTGGAACAGGAGCCTGACAGTGCCGTTTCAGCAGTCAAGGCAGCCTGTCCCGATCGTGACATCAGCCTATGAAGAAAGGACGCATGATGAACCACAAACCAGAGGTCAAGGGATTCTTCGACGAACGCACATCCAGCGTGCAATATGTCGTCAGTGACCCCGCGACCGGTTCTTGCGCCATCATTGATCCGGTGCTCGACTATGACGAAAAGTCAGGGGCGACAGCCACGCTGAATGCCGACCGGATACTCGATTACATTTCCGAAAAGGGCCTTAAGGTCGAATGGATCCTCGACACACACCCCCATGCCGACCATTTTTCGGCTGCCAGCTATCTGAAGCAGAAGACCGGCGCACCCACCGCGATTGGTCAGCATGTTGTCGAGGTGCAGTCTCTTTGGAAGGAGATTTACAACTGGCCGGACTTTCCCGTCGGCGGCGCGTTCTGGGACCGTCTCTTCAAGGTCGGTGATCGTTTCAAGGTCGGCTCGTTCGAGGTACAGGTGTTGTTTTCACCCGGTCACACACTCGCCTCCATCACCTATCTTATCGGGGATGCAGCCTTCATCCATGATACGCTGTTCATGCCTGACAGCGGTACGGCGCGCGCCGATTTTCCAGGTGGCAGCTCCAAACGGCTCTGGGCCTCCATCCAGGAAATCCTCTCTCTACCCGATGAGACCCGTCTGTTTACAGGGCATGACTACCAACCGGGTGGACGGGAACCACTTTGGGAAAGCACCGTTGCCGAGCAGAAGGCGAAGAACCCGCACATTGTTGGTAAGACCGAAGCCGAGTTTGTCAGTCTGCGGGATGCCCGCGACAAGACCCTGCCGATGCCGAAGTTGATCCTTCATGCTCTGCAGGTGAATATTCGTGGCGGCCGCTTGCCGGAACCCGAGAGCAATGGACAGCGCTATATCAAGATCCCGATGAATGCCCTGTCAGGAGCCGCATGGGAATGATTGACCTTGTTCCCCAATGGATGGCGGCAATCGGCTCGGGCGGGCTGGTCGGCTTCGCCCTCGGCCTGATCGGTGGTGGTGGCTCGATCCTTGCCACGCCGCTCTTGCTCTACGTCGTTGGCGTCAGCCAGCCGCATATTGCCATCGGGACAAGTGCGCTGGCGGTATCGATCAATGCCTATGTCAACCTGATCAGCCACGCGCGCAAGGGGCATGTCTGGTGGCGTTGCGCATTTGTCTTTGCTGGCGCCGGTACACTTGGTGCACTGGGTGGGTCCACGCTTGGCAAATCCTTCGATGGGGAAAGCCTCCTGTTCCTGTTCAGCCTTCTGATGCTGATCGTTGCGGCCTTCATGATGAAGCCACGCAAACTCGTCCTCGAAGGTGGCGGCAAGATTGACCGCGTGACATGCATGAAGACGGGGGCCATTGCCGTTCTGGCGGGTGCTGCCTCCGGCTTCTTCGGGATTGGGGGTGGTTTCCTCATTGTTCCGGCGCTGATCTTTGCAACGGGCATGCCGATGATCAATGCCGTGGGCAGTTCCCTCTTCGCGGTGGGTACTTTCGGCCTGGCAACCGCCCTGAACTATGCCGCCTCGGGTCTGGTCGACTGGCAGATCGCTGCGGAATTCATCGGCGGCGGCATCATTGGCGGGATCGGCGGCATGCTGCTTGCAACCCGTTTTGCGAAGACCCGCAATCTGCTCAATCGGATCTTCGCCGGCGTGATTGTGGTGGTGGCAATGTATATGCTCTACCGGAGCGGGCTTTCGTTCGGTTGGTTTTGAAAAATGTGCCCTGTTGGCGGCAGTCCCACTTGGACTTGAGGCGGTTGGCAAGGGCCTAATGAAAGGCAACCTTGCCACGACGCATCGGGTTCCCGCTCAAATCGTCAGGTCATCCGCATAGAGTGACAAGACCCATTTCGGCAGATAGGGAGCCGCCTGGACAAGCCGGCCATTCGCAAAGACAAGGACCTGATCAGGCGGAGCATTCAATCTGGAATTATCGAAGACCATGCCTCGATCGGCCTTCAGGATCGCCTGGCGGATCAATGGCTGTGACCGGTCATAGCGCTCACGGATCTTGGCTTCGGGAACATCGTGACCACCTTCGACGACACGACCCTTTACGCGCGCGACGGAAAGATCGGAGCCTTCGATGCCGACATGCATGACAATCACGACATAGCCATGCTTTCGCGCATCCTGAATGAAGTCAAGTTTCGACGGATGGGAAAAGACGGTCTCTGTCGCAAAGCTCCTGCCCGTTGCAAGATGCTCCATCCGCCTTTGCTGAGCAATCTCTGCCGCCTTGTAGGCAGCGCCCAAGGACGGATCTCTCAGCTCGTCGCGCTGGATAAGGTCGGCATTGATGAAGGGACCCGCGAAGCTGGGCGCAACGCGGGTCTGGTAGAGCGTTGATTTGCCGGCACCATTGGGGCCGGCCAGCAGCACGAGGCTTGGCCTCATCTGCCTGGATGACTCTCGCCATGAATGAGATTGCCGCCGGCATCCAGACCGACACCAAGCCCTAGCTTCTGCCGTTTGGCAAAGAAGGCCTTCTCATCCGGCCCCGCTTCGGCCATCTTGTTTGTAAATGCGTCAAGCCAGGACGCCTCTTCTTCTGCCGTCAGCTCGACAGTATCGAGCTTCGCCTCGAGTGCCGACAGGATCCGCTTGTGATCCAAGGCACCCGAATGCTCGATGGCACGCCCGATCTTCAGCCAATGGGTGATCTGTCCGGCGACGGAACGGCTCTGAAGTTCAGCTTCACGACGCACCAGCGCCATGACATCCTCCGACAGTTTGACGGACTGCGCCATTTTGACCTCCATATCTGATCAAAAGGTAGCAAAATGCTACCTCGGTTTCAAGTTGCCTGGTTTGGAAGGACGAGGAACCGTCGGGGTTGAAACCTCCGACCGATGCTCCATGGATTTGCTGAAAGTCGAATCATGGTCCAGCAATACCTCTTCTGCTACCGATTGCCTTGGTCTGCACCAATACAGGGTCCTGCCGTGAATACCCCATCAGATATCATCGCCCACCGAGGCTACTCCGCCCGCTATCGCGAGAACTCCTTGCCTGCCTGGCTGGCGGCAATCAAGGCGGGTGCCGACATGATCGAGGTCGATGTGCGGCGCACACGCGATGGTGTCTTTGTCTGCGCCCATGATCCGGATCTGCGGCTGGCCGCTGATGCAAGGTTGATCATGGAGACGGATCATGAAGAGATAGACCGAATTCAGGTCCACGGTGAACCTGTGGCACCAAAACTGTTCAGCGCCATCCACGCATTGCCAGACAACATCCCGCTTCTCCTCGATATCAAGGACGAAAGGCCGGAAAGCCTGGAAGCCCTTCTCGAAATTTGTCTGGCCAACGAGGACCGCTTCGTTTTCGGCCTTCACAGTCTGGAATCGTTGAAACTTGTCCGCCGCCGGAGCTCGGTCAGGATACTCGGGCTTCTGAACGGTGAGCCGAAAGAGGATGATGCCTTCTTTGCTCTGGGCGGTACAATCCTGCGGCTGTGGGAAAGCATGGCTGATGCAGACAGGATCCGGCGGCTCCGCGAGGCTCGTCATCCCATATGGATGACAACCGGAGGATGGGGTACCGGTCGCGATGTCGGAGACTTCGAGCCGGCCAGGCTCCGCGCCCATGTTGTTGCCGGGATTTCAGGCTTTCTGGTCAATGATCCCGTTCTGGCGAGGAAAGCGCTACATGCATGATCGGAAAATGAAGCAGTGCTTTCAAAAACCTTTCAACTGCATCTTTGCTGGCTGAATTCAGACAGCGTCCAGCGCGGCCTTCATCACTCTGACAGTCTCCTCATCGGTCTGGCGCACTTGCGCTGGAGAGAAACCGAAATCCACCATCCGGGGATCGCTGATCCGCAGCTGGCTGCAAGAGGCGTGGAGCTCGGCGATGCCGGGTATCGCGAGGAAACGAGAGGCATTCTCCGGCCTGACCCCGCCTCCCGGCATGATCGAGATACGACCCCGTGCCCGGGATGCCAGCGCGGCGATCTGCGCAAGGCCTGCTTCGGCATGACGGGCTCCGCCAGAGGTCAACACGCGTGAAAAGCCAAGCGCGATGGCAAGATCAAGGGCCTTGTCGACGTCCGCAACCATGTCGACGGCACGGTGGAGGGTAAGATCGAGACCTGCCGCGGCTTCGACAAGTCGGGTGAGGGCCGCCTCGTCGAGGGCGCCATCCGGTGTTGTTGCGCCGATGACGACACCCGCCAATCCGGCTTCACGCACCTGATGGATGTCGGCGATCATCAGGTCGACCTCATTCGCGCGATAGCAGAAGTCACCGATGCGCGGTCGGATCAGGGCATGGACCGGGACCGGGGCGCCGGCAGCCATCTGCATGAAGCCACAGGAGGGCGTCAGGCCTCCCGAACCGAGCGCAGAGCAAAGCTCGATCCGGTCAGCGCCGCCCCTGACTGCAGCTTCCAG
Encoded proteins:
- a CDS encoding TA system antitoxin ParD family protein; translated protein: MAQSVKLSEDVMALVRREAELQSRSVAGQITHWLKIGRAIEHSGALDHKRILSALEAKLDTVELTAEEEASWLDAFTNKMAEAGPDEKAFFAKRQKLGLGVGLDAGGNLIHGESHPGR
- a CDS encoding zeta toxin family protein, whose amino-acid sequence is MRPSLVLLAGPNGAGKSTLYQTRVAPSFAGPFINADLIQRDELRDPSLGAAYKAAEIAQQRRMEHLATGRSFATETVFSHPSKLDFIQDARKHGYVVIVMHVGIEGSDLSVARVKGRVVEGGHDVPEAKIRERYDRSQPLIRQAILKADRGMVFDNSRLNAPPDQVLVFANGRLVQAAPYLPKWVLSLYADDLTI
- a CDS encoding glycerophosphodiester phosphodiesterase, coding for MNTPSDIIAHRGYSARYRENSLPAWLAAIKAGADMIEVDVRRTRDGVFVCAHDPDLRLAADARLIMETDHEEIDRIQVHGEPVAPKLFSAIHALPDNIPLLLDIKDERPESLEALLEICLANEDRFVFGLHSLESLKLVRRRSSVRILGLLNGEPKEDDAFFALGGTILRLWESMADADRIRRLREARHPIWMTTGGWGTGRDVGDFEPARLRAHVVAGISGFLVNDPVLARKALHA
- a CDS encoding copper homeostasis protein CutC, which translates into the protein MTIDEGPVRRAFLLEVCVDDAEGLEAAVRGGADRIELCSALGSGGLTPSCGFMQMAAGAPVPVHALIRPRIGDFCYRANEVDLMIADIHQVREAGLAGVVIGATTPDGALDEAALTRLVEAAAGLDLTLHRAVDMVADVDKALDLAIALGFSRVLTSGGARHAEAGLAQIAALASRARGRISIMPGGGVRPENASRFLAIPGIAELHASCSQLRISDPRMVDFGFSPAQVRQTDEETVRVMKAALDAV